The Mesorhizobium sp. B1-1-8 genome contains a region encoding:
- a CDS encoding S49 family peptidase encodes MKRFFNRLLPKSWRSTVVTIPVIRLHGTIMAGGGPLRPTLSLASTAGLIEKAFAFDAPAVAISINSPGGSPVQSRLIFKRIRDLAAEKNKKVLVFVEDVAASGGYMIAIAGDEIFADPSSIVGSIGVVSASFGFPELLKKIGVERRVHTAGQNKAVLDPFRPEKKEDIERLKTLQLEVHETFIDLVKERRGTRLKDDPDLFTGLFWTAKKGLELGLVDALGDMRGVLKTRFGAKTELRLVSAPRGLFGRFGLFGSRLSAPDIAAAAASGVIDAAEERALWARFRL; translated from the coding sequence GTGAAACGCTTCTTCAACCGCCTGCTGCCGAAATCCTGGCGCTCGACAGTCGTCACTATCCCGGTCATCCGGCTGCATGGCACCATCATGGCCGGCGGCGGCCCGCTCCGGCCGACCCTGTCGCTCGCCTCCACGGCCGGCCTGATCGAGAAGGCGTTCGCGTTCGACGCGCCGGCGGTGGCCATCTCGATCAATTCGCCGGGCGGCTCGCCGGTGCAGTCGCGGCTGATCTTCAAGCGCATCCGCGATCTCGCTGCCGAGAAGAACAAGAAGGTGCTGGTCTTCGTCGAGGACGTGGCGGCGTCCGGCGGCTACATGATCGCGATCGCCGGCGACGAGATCTTCGCCGATCCGTCCTCGATCGTCGGCTCGATCGGCGTGGTGTCGGCCTCGTTCGGTTTCCCGGAACTGTTGAAGAAGATCGGCGTCGAGCGCCGCGTCCACACGGCCGGCCAGAACAAGGCGGTGCTCGACCCGTTCAGGCCGGAGAAGAAGGAAGATATCGAGCGGCTGAAGACGCTGCAGCTTGAAGTGCACGAGACCTTCATCGACCTCGTCAAGGAGCGGCGCGGCACTAGGCTGAAGGACGATCCGGACCTCTTCACCGGCCTGTTCTGGACCGCCAAGAAAGGCCTCGAGCTAGGCCTAGTCGATGCGCTGGGCGATATGCGCGGCGTGCTCAAGACCCGTTTCGGCGCCAAGACCGAGCTCAGGCTGGTCAGCGCCCCGCGCGGGCTTTTCGGCCGCTTCGGCCTGTTCGGCTCGCGTCTTTCGGCACCCGACATCGCCGCGGCCGCCGCCAGCGGCGTCATCGATGCGGCGGAAGAGCGCGCGCTTTGGGCGCGCTTCAGGCTTTGA
- a CDS encoding 4-(cytidine 5'-diphospho)-2-C-methyl-D-erythritol kinase — METGTQARTWLAPAKINLALHVIGRRPDGYHLLDSLAVFTRFGDRVEIGLAEHDEFMVSGRYAAGVPLDGDNLAVKARDALRREAGARPTPPVAIRLEKNLPIASGVGGGSSDAAAVLNGLARTWGLDIDEAGLARIGLSLGADLPMCLRARPLIARGIGDELSRLKDFPALALVLVNPGAAVATPDVFKALARRDNEPLPPLPRRLDFHAVRNWLETTRNDLEPVARSIQPAIGEALKALNKADAAFARMSGSGATCFGLFETGNVAKRAAIEIRGRHPDWFVAATRSMEAGAHGQD, encoded by the coding sequence TTGGAGACCGGCACACAAGCCCGGACTTGGCTTGCACCTGCCAAGATCAATCTGGCGCTGCATGTCATCGGCCGCCGGCCGGACGGTTATCACCTGCTCGACAGCCTTGCCGTGTTCACCCGCTTCGGCGACCGGGTGGAGATCGGGCTGGCCGAGCATGACGAATTTATGGTGTCCGGGCGCTATGCCGCCGGCGTGCCGCTCGATGGCGACAATCTGGCGGTCAAGGCGCGCGATGCATTGCGGCGGGAAGCCGGCGCACGGCCGACGCCGCCGGTCGCCATCCGGCTGGAAAAGAACCTGCCGATCGCCTCCGGCGTCGGCGGCGGCTCAAGCGATGCGGCAGCGGTGCTCAACGGCCTCGCCCGAACCTGGGGCCTCGACATCGACGAAGCCGGACTGGCGCGGATCGGGCTGTCGCTCGGCGCCGACCTGCCGATGTGCCTCAGGGCAAGGCCGCTGATCGCGCGCGGCATTGGCGACGAGCTGTCGCGGCTCAAGGATTTCCCGGCGCTGGCGCTGGTTCTCGTCAATCCCGGCGCCGCCGTCGCCACGCCCGACGTGTTCAAGGCGCTTGCCAGGCGCGACAACGAGCCGCTGCCGCCCTTGCCGCGCCGTCTCGACTTCCACGCTGTCCGAAACTGGCTGGAGACGACACGCAACGATCTCGAGCCAGTCGCGCGCTCGATCCAGCCGGCCATCGGCGAAGCGCTCAAGGCGCTCAACAAAGCGGATGCTGCCTTCGCCCGCATGTCGGGCTCCGGCGCCACCTGCTTCGGCCTGTTCGAGACCGGCAATGTCGCCAAGCGCGCTGCGATCGAGATCCGCGGCCGCCACCCCGACTGGTTCGTCGCCGCAACGCGCAGCATGGAGGCCGGCGCCCATGGCCAGGATTGA
- the moaB gene encoding molybdenum cofactor biosynthesis protein B yields the protein MARIDESRPFIAVRIAVLTVSDTRSLADDKSGQTLADRITEAGHILAARDIVTDDREKIRDKVLGWSKDENVDVVITTGGTGFTGRDVTPEALEPIFEKRMDGFSEVFHRISFDKIGTATIQSRATGGVVNATFVFVLPGSPGACKDAWDSILKPQLDYRHMPCNFVEIMPRLDEHLRRGGKTGSQT from the coding sequence ATGGCCAGGATTGACGAAAGCCGCCCCTTCATTGCGGTGCGCATCGCGGTGCTGACGGTTTCCGACACGCGCAGCCTCGCCGACGACAAATCCGGCCAGACGCTGGCCGACCGCATCACCGAGGCCGGCCATATCCTTGCCGCGCGCGACATCGTCACCGACGACCGTGAAAAGATCCGCGACAAGGTGCTCGGCTGGTCGAAAGACGAAAATGTCGATGTCGTCATCACCACCGGCGGCACCGGCTTCACCGGCCGCGACGTGACGCCGGAAGCGCTGGAGCCGATCTTCGAGAAGCGCATGGACGGCTTTTCGGAAGTCTTCCACCGCATCTCCTTCGACAAGATCGGCACCGCGACGATCCAGAGCCGCGCGACCGGCGGCGTCGTCAACGCAACCTTCGTCTTCGTGCTGCCGGGCTCGCCCGGCGCCTGCAAGGACGCCTGGGACAGCATATTGAAGCCGCAGCTCGACTACCGGCACATGCCCTGCAACTTCGTCGAGATCATGCCGCGGCTTGACGAGCATTTGCGGCGCGGCGGCAAGACCGGATCGCAAACATAG
- a CDS encoding GFA family protein, with protein MAMHSGGCHCGNIRLSFSTTVDPARIEVRACQCSFCTRHGSRAAADPNGQLVISVEDKARLQIYRFGLRTADYLVCRECGVYVAAIAGDGAEARAIVIVNALDDRERFSREPIPVRYDAEGREQRLTRRHTAWTPVKVTISG; from the coding sequence ATGGCCATGCATAGCGGCGGATGCCATTGCGGCAACATCCGCCTCAGCTTCTCAACCACGGTCGACCCTGCCCGGATCGAAGTCCGCGCCTGCCAATGCTCGTTCTGCACCCGGCACGGTTCGCGCGCCGCCGCCGATCCAAACGGCCAGTTGGTTATTTCCGTAGAGGACAAAGCGCGGCTGCAGATCTATCGCTTCGGCCTGCGCACCGCCGACTATCTTGTCTGCCGGGAATGCGGTGTCTATGTCGCGGCGATCGCCGGCGACGGCGCCGAGGCCAGGGCGATCGTCATCGTCAACGCGCTGGACGACCGCGAGCGGTTTTCCCGCGAGCCGATCCCGGTGCGCTACGACGCCGAAGGCCGCGAGCAGCGCCTGACCAGACGCCACACCGCCTGGACGCCGGTCAAAGTCACGATCAGCGGATGA
- a CDS encoding glycosyltransferase gives MLSVLIETSNDEEGLARTLASLVGGAVEGIVRDVVVCDTGSTDQTHRVAEHAGCHYVAAGIAAGIGQAKGDWLLILEPGARLADGWIEAVAAHMARQTMPARFSRARANRAPFLARVFSANRALAEGLVISKRQAAALAKSARSAEALARGLATKRLDAEIWVAPPK, from the coding sequence ATGCTCAGCGTTCTGATCGAAACCAGCAACGACGAAGAGGGCCTTGCCCGCACGCTCGCCTCGCTGGTCGGCGGCGCGGTCGAGGGCATCGTGCGCGATGTCGTCGTCTGCGACACCGGCTCGACCGACCAGACGCATCGCGTCGCCGAACATGCCGGCTGCCACTATGTCGCGGCCGGCATCGCGGCCGGCATCGGCCAGGCCAAGGGTGACTGGCTGCTGATCCTGGAGCCAGGCGCGCGGCTGGCCGACGGCTGGATCGAAGCGGTCGCCGCTCACATGGCGAGACAGACCATGCCGGCGCGCTTTTCACGCGCGCGGGCAAATCGCGCGCCGTTCCTGGCGCGGGTCTTTTCCGCCAACCGCGCGCTCGCCGAAGGGCTTGTCATCAGCAAGCGCCAGGCTGCGGCGCTCGCCAAGAGCGCGCGCAGCGCCGAAGCTTTGGCGCGCGGCCTCGCCACGAAGCGGCTGGACGCGGAAATCTGGGTTGCGCCGCCGAAGTGA
- a CDS encoding PA0069 family radical SAM protein — MEQIVRADIAAFGAGRAEMANAMIEQSGMRVRPDRNRGRSAGINPSGRFEPVSRHVFDDGWNSLEELPPFKTEVQVEKPRTIITRNESPDISFDRSINPYRGCEHGCVYCFARPTHAFMGLSPGLDFESKLFAKPDAARMLDKELSKPGYQPRTIAIGTNTDPYQPIEKQYRIMREILEVLEARGHPVGIVTKSALVVRDIDILSRMAERGLAKVALSVTTLDRMLARTMEPRASTPTKRLEAIKQLAEAGVPASVMVAPIVPGLTDPEMERILDSARAAGAREAGYVVLRLPLEVAPIFKDWLLRHYPDRYRHVMSLIRSMRDGKDYDSEWGKRMKGAGPYAWQIGRRFEIAAKRLGLNAERRTLRTDQFVAGANASEQLMLL, encoded by the coding sequence ATGGAACAGATCGTACGTGCCGACATTGCCGCTTTCGGAGCTGGCAGAGCCGAGATGGCGAATGCGATGATCGAACAGAGCGGCATGCGGGTGCGGCCGGACCGCAATCGCGGCCGTTCGGCCGGCATCAACCCGTCGGGCCGCTTCGAGCCGGTCAGCCGGCATGTATTCGACGACGGCTGGAATTCGCTGGAGGAATTGCCGCCGTTCAAGACCGAGGTGCAGGTCGAGAAGCCGCGCACCATCATCACCCGCAACGAATCGCCGGATATTTCCTTCGACCGGTCAATCAACCCCTATCGAGGCTGCGAGCATGGCTGCGTCTACTGCTTCGCCAGGCCGACGCATGCCTTCATGGGGCTGTCGCCGGGGCTCGATTTCGAATCGAAACTGTTCGCCAAGCCGGATGCGGCGCGCATGCTCGACAAGGAATTATCGAAGCCTGGCTACCAGCCGCGCACCATCGCCATAGGCACCAACACCGACCCCTATCAGCCGATCGAGAAGCAGTACCGGATCATGCGCGAGATCCTCGAAGTGCTGGAAGCGCGCGGCCACCCAGTCGGCATCGTCACCAAGTCGGCGCTGGTGGTCCGCGACATCGACATATTGTCGCGCATGGCCGAGCGGGGCCTTGCCAAAGTGGCATTGTCGGTGACGACGCTCGACCGCATGCTGGCGAGAACCATGGAACCCCGCGCTTCGACGCCGACCAAGCGGCTGGAGGCGATCAAGCAGCTTGCCGAGGCCGGCGTCCCGGCATCCGTGATGGTGGCGCCGATCGTTCCCGGCCTGACCGATCCGGAGATGGAGCGCATTCTCGATTCGGCGCGCGCCGCCGGCGCCCGCGAAGCCGGCTATGTCGTGCTGCGGCTGCCGCTGGAAGTGGCGCCGATCTTCAAGGACTGGCTGCTGCGCCATTATCCGGACCGCTACCGGCATGTGATGTCGCTGATCCGTTCGATGCGCGACGGCAAGGACTACGATTCGGAATGGGGCAAGCGCATGAAGGGCGCCGGTCCCTATGCCTGGCAGATCGGCCGGCGCTTCGAGATCGCGGCCAAGCGGCTCGGCCTCAATGCCGAGCGGCGGACTCTCAGGACCGATCAGTTCGTCGCGGGAGCCAATGCCAGCGAACAGCTGATGCTGCTTTGA
- a CDS encoding ribonuclease HII gives MARSRSDSPPLFEIVEKPDFSVETKAMAEGLWPVAGMDEAGRGPLAGPVVAAAVVLDPTNIPEGLDDSKRLTHLQREALFLKILGSALCVSMASISAEGIDNSNILKASLEAMRRAVAGLSLRPKLALADGRDVPPGLPCDGRALIRGDQRSQSIAAASIVAKVMRDRMMCGCGGHHDRYGFEVHMGYATVRHRTAIEAHGPVARLHRASFAPFRLGSAEVADEEESFAGLE, from the coding sequence ATGGCTCGCTCGCGTTCCGATTCTCCGCCCCTGTTTGAAATCGTCGAGAAGCCCGACTTCTCCGTCGAGACGAAGGCGATGGCCGAAGGCCTTTGGCCCGTGGCGGGAATGGATGAGGCCGGGCGAGGGCCGCTCGCCGGGCCGGTGGTCGCCGCCGCCGTGGTGCTGGACCCAACCAACATTCCAGAAGGCCTCGACGATTCCAAGCGCCTCACCCATTTGCAGCGCGAGGCGCTGTTCCTGAAGATCCTGGGCTCGGCGCTCTGCGTTTCGATGGCCTCGATCAGCGCCGAGGGGATCGACAACAGCAACATCCTGAAAGCCAGCCTCGAAGCGATGCGCCGTGCCGTCGCCGGCCTGTCGCTGCGGCCGAAGCTGGCGCTGGCCGACGGCCGCGACGTGCCGCCGGGGCTGCCCTGCGACGGCCGCGCCCTGATCAGGGGCGACCAGCGCTCGCAGTCGATCGCCGCCGCCTCGATCGTCGCCAAGGTGATGCGAGACCGCATGATGTGCGGCTGCGGCGGCCATCACGATCGCTATGGCTTCGAGGTCCATATGGGGTATGCGACGGTCCGACATCGGACCGCGATCGAGGCGCATGGGCCGGTGGCGAGATTGCACCGTGCGTCGTTCGCGCCGTTCCGGCTGGGTAGCGCTGAGGTGGCGGACGAGGAAGAAAGCTTCGCCGGGCTGGAGTGA
- a CDS encoding F0F1 ATP synthase subunit B, which translates to MDATSLATLWATIALIIFLGAVIYLKVPGMLAKSLDARAAKISSELEEARRLREEAQQLLAQYQKKRKEAEQEAADIVAAAKREAELVAAEAKKRTEDYVARRTALAEQKIGQAEREAVSEVRASAVDIAVEAARALLAAKVDSKAGADLFKSALQDVKAKLN; encoded by the coding sequence ATGGACGCCACATCACTCGCCACGCTCTGGGCAACCATTGCCCTGATCATCTTTCTCGGCGCCGTCATCTACCTGAAGGTCCCGGGTATGCTGGCCAAGTCGCTAGATGCCCGCGCGGCCAAGATCAGCAGCGAACTGGAAGAAGCCCGCCGTCTGCGCGAGGAGGCACAGCAACTGCTTGCCCAGTATCAGAAGAAGCGCAAGGAAGCCGAGCAGGAGGCCGCCGACATCGTCGCCGCCGCCAAGCGCGAAGCCGAGCTTGTCGCCGCCGAGGCGAAAAAGCGGACCGAGGATTATGTCGCGCGGCGCACCGCGCTTGCCGAGCAGAAGATCGGCCAGGCCGAGCGCGAGGCGGTCAGCGAAGTTCGCGCCAGCGCGGTCGACATCGCCGTCGAAGCGGCCCGCGCGCTGCTTGCCGCCAAGGTCGATTCCAAGGCCGGAGCGGATCTGTTCAAGTCGGCGCTGCAGGACGTGAAAGCCAAGCTGAACTGA
- a CDS encoding F0F1 ATP synthase subunit B has product MFVTSAFAQETAPAAAEGDTHAGTAVPAEHGTFPPFNAATFPSQILWLVITFGLFYLFLKRVVMPRVGGIIDVRNDRITQDLDHAARLKGEGDAAIAAYEQELAEAKARANSIGQQASDAAKADAEAARKKVEAELEKKLGEAEASIASIKARAMKEVGTIAEDTTSAIVEALVGGKTDKAEIAAAVKSASR; this is encoded by the coding sequence ATGTTCGTGACATCTGCCTTTGCGCAAGAAACCGCGCCGGCCGCGGCCGAAGGCGACACACACGCGGGCACCGCCGTGCCTGCCGAGCATGGCACGTTCCCGCCGTTCAATGCCGCGACCTTCCCGTCGCAGATCCTGTGGCTGGTCATCACCTTCGGGCTCTTCTATTTGTTCCTGAAGCGTGTGGTGATGCCGCGTGTCGGCGGCATCATCGATGTCCGCAACGATCGCATCACCCAGGACCTCGACCACGCCGCCAGGCTGAAGGGCGAGGGCGACGCCGCTATTGCCGCCTATGAGCAGGAACTGGCGGAAGCCAAGGCCCGCGCCAATTCCATCGGCCAGCAGGCGAGCGATGCCGCCAAGGCAGATGCCGAAGCCGCGCGCAAGAAAGTCGAGGCGGAGCTCGAAAAGAAGCTCGGCGAGGCCGAGGCGAGCATCGCCTCGATCAAGGCCAGGGCGATGAAGGAAGTCGGCACGATCGCCGAGGACACCACTTCGGCCATCGTCGAGGCGCTTGTCGGCGGCAAGACCGACAAGGCCGAGATCGCGGCCGCGGTCAAATCCGCGAGCCGGTGA
- a CDS encoding F0F1 ATP synthase subunit C, with product MELNAAAAIGAGIACLGMGGAGIGLGNIFGSYLSGALRNPSAADGQFGRLIFGFAVTEALGIFSLLIALLLVFK from the coding sequence ATGGAACTAAATGCAGCAGCTGCAATCGGCGCCGGCATCGCTTGCCTCGGCATGGGTGGCGCGGGCATCGGCCTCGGCAACATCTTCGGCAGCTACCTCTCGGGCGCGCTGCGCAACCCGTCGGCAGCTGACGGCCAGTTCGGCCGCCTGATCTTCGGCTTCGCCGTGACCGAAGCTCTGGGCATTTTCTCGCTCCTGATCGCGCTGCTCCTGGTCTTCAAGTAA
- a CDS encoding F0F1 ATP synthase subunit A: MAAADKVDPIHQFQIHPIIPLHIGGYDVSFTNSSLFMVLTIVVASAFLYLTTSSRSLIPGRLQSVSEMAYEFVSNMLRDAAGKQGMKFFPLVFSLFMFVLVANLLGLFPYFFTVTSHIIVTFTLAALVIGTVVVYGFSQHGLGFLKLFVPQGVPVFLLPLVVAIEIISFVSRPVSLSVRLFANMLAGHITLKVFSGFVVSLSAFGAIGIAGSVLPLAMAVALTALELLVAFLQAYVFAVLTCMYLNDALHPSH; this comes from the coding sequence GTGGCTGCTGCTGACAAGGTCGATCCGATCCACCAGTTCCAGATCCATCCGATCATTCCGCTTCACATCGGCGGCTATGACGTCTCCTTCACCAATTCCTCCCTGTTCATGGTCCTGACCATCGTCGTCGCTTCGGCCTTCCTTTACCTGACCACGTCCAGCCGCAGTCTCATCCCGGGCCGCCTGCAGTCGGTCTCTGAAATGGCCTACGAGTTCGTCAGCAACATGCTGCGCGATGCGGCGGGCAAGCAGGGCATGAAGTTCTTCCCGCTGGTGTTTTCGCTGTTCATGTTCGTGCTGGTCGCCAACCTGCTCGGCCTGTTCCCTTATTTCTTCACCGTCACCAGCCATATCATCGTCACCTTCACGCTGGCCGCGCTGGTCATCGGCACTGTCGTCGTCTACGGCTTCAGCCAGCACGGCCTCGGTTTCCTCAAGCTGTTCGTGCCGCAGGGCGTGCCGGTCTTTCTTTTGCCGCTGGTGGTGGCGATCGAAATCATTTCCTTCGTCTCGCGCCCCGTCAGCCTCTCGGTTCGTCTTTTCGCCAATATGCTGGCCGGCCACATCACGCTGAAAGTGTTTTCGGGCTTCGTCGTCAGCCTCAGTGCGTTCGGCGCCATCGGTATCGCCGGCTCGGTGCTGCCGCTCGCCATGGCGGTCGCGCTGACGGCGCTGGAATTGCTGGTGGCTTTCCTGCAGGCCTACGTCTTTGCCGTGCTGACCTGCATGTATTTGAACGACGCTCTGCACCCGAGCCACTGA
- a CDS encoding AtpZ/AtpI family protein, whose product MADKNGPDGTGQTGRGQQHEATIRDDELERRRRELETSLATRRTDRLEGNDEAKAATGYGQALKLSSEFIAGVVVGVGLGWIIDRLAGTAPWGLIAGLLLGFGAAILNVLRSAGLAPEFGQGGKPRQPKQ is encoded by the coding sequence ATGGCCGACAAGAACGGGCCAGACGGAACCGGACAAACCGGCCGCGGCCAGCAGCATGAAGCCACCATCCGCGACGACGAACTTGAGCGCCGCCGGCGCGAGCTTGAAACATCGCTTGCGACAAGACGCACGGACCGGCTCGAGGGGAATGACGAAGCGAAAGCTGCGACCGGTTACGGTCAGGCACTGAAGCTGTCCAGCGAGTTCATCGCCGGAGTGGTGGTCGGTGTCGGCTTGGGCTGGATCATCGACCGCCTGGCGGGAACGGCGCCATGGGGTCTGATCGCCGGCCTGTTGCTGGGCTTTGGTGCCGCTATACTCAATGTCCTGCGTTCGGCGGGACTTGCACCGGAATTCGGCCAGGGCGGCAAGCCGCGCCAGCCGAAGCAATGA
- a CDS encoding cell wall hydrolase, giving the protein MHRRVLKRLLAAAGEKKRSVLPPVLLGLGIWVGFPSVVAYQDMTSLISGLEQPNARWNAYVEKSAAGSVHAAEMPFVDSASTGSLSGSGVKLPGVGAVAFRGKGNVAGATPDEDRVMRADKKGRIIQVSPVAPPKNFSAGSIFERTSSLLRPSMDSGLKLAFARPQIKGKEVQIAQAFHIREDKKPDPGVPAALAALVNNDRPDILATAYAQSAPDYAKASPFEALLQDEDPSNGRFIPPMGKGDHAWMQNPLPASVFSMPEQACLAKGIYFEARSEPVRGQAAVAQVILNRVRNPAYPKTICGVVYQNDNWFNRCQFSFACDGRKKRIDDPEAYKTAQDVAMAVTAGKIFIPEVGSSTHYYANYVHPGWARAMQRMTRIGLHIFYRTYGGGWS; this is encoded by the coding sequence ACTTGGCCTCGGCATCTGGGTCGGCTTTCCCTCGGTGGTCGCCTATCAGGATATGACGAGCCTGATTTCCGGCCTGGAGCAGCCCAACGCCCGCTGGAACGCCTATGTCGAAAAATCCGCCGCCGGCTCGGTGCATGCCGCCGAAATGCCGTTCGTCGATTCCGCCTCCACCGGCTCGCTCTCCGGCTCCGGCGTGAAGCTGCCCGGTGTCGGCGCGGTCGCCTTTCGCGGCAAGGGCAATGTCGCCGGTGCTACACCCGATGAGGACCGCGTCATGCGCGCCGATAAGAAGGGCCGCATCATCCAGGTCTCGCCTGTCGCGCCGCCGAAGAATTTCAGCGCCGGCTCGATCTTCGAGCGGACGTCCTCGCTGCTTCGCCCGAGCATGGACAGCGGCCTGAAGCTCGCTTTCGCCAGGCCGCAGATCAAGGGCAAGGAAGTGCAGATCGCCCAGGCCTTCCACATCCGCGAAGACAAGAAGCCCGATCCCGGCGTGCCGGCCGCCCTTGCCGCGCTCGTCAACAACGACAGGCCGGATATCCTCGCCACCGCCTATGCCCAGTCGGCGCCCGACTATGCGAAAGCTTCGCCCTTCGAGGCGCTGCTGCAGGACGAAGATCCCAGCAACGGCCGCTTCATCCCGCCGATGGGCAAGGGCGACCATGCGTGGATGCAGAACCCGCTGCCGGCGAGCGTTTTCTCGATGCCGGAACAGGCATGCCTCGCCAAGGGGATCTATTTCGAGGCGCGCAGCGAGCCTGTTCGTGGCCAGGCCGCGGTCGCGCAGGTGATCCTCAACCGCGTCCGCAATCCGGCCTATCCCAAGACGATCTGCGGTGTCGTCTATCAGAACGACAACTGGTTCAACCGCTGCCAGTTCTCCTTCGCCTGCGACGGCCGCAAGAAGCGTATCGACGATCCGGAAGCGTACAAGACCGCCCAGGATGTCGCCATGGCGGTGACCGCCGGCAAGATCTTCATTCCCGAGGTCGGCTCCTCGACGCATTACTACGCCAATTATGTCCATCCCGGCTGGGCGCGCGCCATGCAGCGCATGACCAGGATCGGCCTGCACATCTTCTACCGCACCTATGGCGGCGGCTGGAGCTGA